In one Leptogranulimonas caecicola genomic region, the following are encoded:
- a CDS encoding PIN domain-containing protein, with the protein MTTRLFLDTCVLVDYFAKREPFFDATVKLRVAQMLGDVQLWCSAKSFTDVFYIVAREVGSEDLQRAFYESLDFLHVASVDAGCIREACVWGWEDFEDCLVALTAKECRADVLLTRDASGFEKSSVPVMTPREYLERLQEERGIWYVTETL; encoded by the coding sequence GTGACTACGAGGCTCTTTCTTGATACCTGTGTGCTGGTGGACTACTTTGCCAAAAGAGAGCCGTTTTTTGATGCTACGGTGAAGCTGCGGGTGGCTCAGATGTTGGGCGACGTGCAGCTCTGGTGCAGTGCTAAGTCTTTTACGGATGTGTTCTATATCGTGGCTCGCGAGGTGGGCAGCGAGGATCTCCAGCGGGCATTTTACGAAAGCTTGGATTTTTTGCATGTGGCATCGGTGGATGCGGGGTGCATTAGAGAAGCATGCGTCTGGGGTTGGGAGGATTTCGAAGACTGCTTGGTGGCGCTGACAGCCAAGGAGTGCAGGGCTGACGTGCTGCTCACACGGGATGCTTCAGGATTTGAAAAGTCTTCTGTGCCGGTGATGACGCCTCGGGAATATCTGGAACGCCTGCAGGAGGAGCGGGGGATTTGGTACGTCACTGAGACGCTTTAG
- a CDS encoding oligosaccharide flippase family protein: MDYRTLAKNAGTAFLAQGVAMVLSFIQTLLVPKLLGVTEYGYWQLFIFYCSYVGFAHLGLNDGVYLIKGGESRAEINKASVMSQFWFGVVFQLIISIAITTVVLQGFAIQERNYVIIFTCAYLVIHNASLFLMYLLQSMNETQKSSYATIVERLTFLVPLLIFLIIRCNSFRPFVVAYLFSSVVQLGYCLWCCRDFLQTKLEPIPTAVRDAISSIRVGFKLMIANIASQLILGIARFSIDLAWGIDAFGRLSLALSMVNFFLAFVSQASMVLFPALRQSDDGELRQFFARSRDFLSLIAPMFYLGYFPLVWILSIWLPDYASSYIYFLLLLPVCVFDSKMNICCTTFFKVLRQESRLLEINLWTCFISAFFTILGVFIFKSTVVVIGGAALSIIGRSLWSEKQLSSVLKKPMIRSLNYGELLLTALFIVLALVLPSLLAFCIYTAIYSIYLVNFGKQVDVVLRIKAVLRDILK; encoded by the coding sequence GTGGACTATCGTACTTTAGCGAAAAATGCTGGAACGGCGTTCTTGGCTCAGGGCGTTGCGATGGTGTTAAGTTTTATTCAAACATTGCTCGTTCCGAAATTACTCGGTGTTACCGAGTATGGTTATTGGCAACTTTTCATCTTCTACTGTTCCTATGTGGGATTTGCTCATTTAGGGCTAAATGATGGTGTCTATTTAATTAAAGGAGGAGAATCGCGGGCTGAAATTAATAAAGCTTCTGTAATGTCACAATTTTGGTTCGGAGTTGTTTTCCAATTAATCATATCTATTGCGATTACAACGGTAGTCCTACAGGGATTCGCAATTCAAGAAAGAAATTATGTAATAATATTTACATGCGCTTACTTGGTGATACACAATGCGTCGCTTTTTTTGATGTATCTTTTGCAGTCGATGAATGAGACACAGAAGTCTTCTTATGCGACTATCGTAGAGCGTCTGACCTTTCTCGTGCCGCTTCTGATCTTTTTAATAATAAGATGTAACTCCTTTCGGCCATTCGTTGTGGCATATTTGTTTTCAAGCGTGGTGCAGCTAGGTTATTGCTTATGGTGCTGTAGGGATTTTCTGCAAACAAAACTGGAACCCATACCCACAGCAGTGAGGGATGCGATCAGTTCCATTCGTGTTGGTTTTAAATTGATGATTGCTAATATCGCAAGCCAATTAATTCTAGGGATTGCAAGGTTTTCTATTGATTTGGCATGGGGAATTGATGCATTTGGACGACTTTCGCTGGCTCTATCGATGGTTAATTTCTTTTTAGCATTTGTTAGTCAAGCAAGTATGGTTCTATTCCCAGCTTTAAGACAATCAGATGATGGTGAACTGAGACAGTTTTTTGCGAGGTCTCGAGATTTCCTCTCGTTAATAGCTCCGATGTTTTATTTAGGATACTTTCCGCTGGTTTGGATACTTTCGATCTGGCTCCCAGATTATGCAAGCAGTTATATTTATTTTCTCTTGCTTCTGCCTGTTTGCGTGTTTGACAGCAAGATGAATATATGCTGTACAACCTTTTTTAAAGTCTTGCGGCAGGAGTCGCGGCTTCTCGAAATCAATCTTTGGACGTGCTTTATAAGTGCATTCTTTACGATACTTGGGGTGTTTATATTTAAATCAACAGTTGTGGTGATTGGTGGTGCAGCGCTTTCGATAATTGGAAGAAGTTTGTGGTCAGAAAAACAACTTTCTTCAGTGCTTAAGAAGCCAATGATCAGGTCCCTAAATTATGGGGAATTGTTACTGACTGCTCTTTTTATTGTTCTAGCCTTAGTTCTTCCCAGCTTATTGGCCTTTTGTATTTATACAGCCATTTATTCGATCTATTTGGTCAACTTTGGAAAACAAGTAGATGTTGTTCTAAGAATTAAAGCAGTGCTTAGGGATATATTAAAATAA
- a CDS encoding DUF6337 family protein, with product MDFYSLEMTELWSVIIGLIAITCGEVLVLLIMARQERRRGTILGISTHKIIKQWRSLGLDIRLIRVIVAICLSLGFIRLIFLMASVGIARFFDTDGLDGALLTGPCARVILIGYALCPLLLKDFFEVRSWKSIILWTLYIVLIFMTMVKYHPIVLILASLIYSCLTGAVKVKKALPLLVVIPVMLFYLSYAIIFASRGDMARTGYLERHLVNYLSSGVLYSSLVTNISFGQCLSPFYLLLSQFMPIPNMVSRAFTGANFFEMPIMPFVSLGTNGERGNVCNLVSMFFLNKEWVAGFVALLILGMIFTFLTVNPKNSLLACYVGACLILSFFGDYFALSPIWETFIYTLIIPILIKYIEKWIKADEHP from the coding sequence TTGGATTTCTATTCTTTAGAGATGACAGAATTGTGGTCGGTAATAATCGGGCTGATTGCCATAACCTGTGGCGAAGTACTGGTTTTACTGATTATGGCGAGGCAGGAAAGAAGACGTGGCACAATTCTGGGAATTTCTACACATAAAATTATAAAACAGTGGCGTTCTCTTGGTCTGGATATACGTCTAATACGGGTAATAGTTGCAATTTGTCTTAGTCTCGGCTTTATCAGACTTATCTTCTTAATGGCAAGCGTAGGAATAGCAAGATTCTTTGATACAGACGGTCTTGATGGAGCGCTACTCACCGGACCTTGTGCAAGAGTTATTTTGATTGGATATGCGCTTTGTCCATTGTTGTTAAAAGACTTTTTTGAAGTGCGTTCTTGGAAATCAATAATACTTTGGACTCTGTACATTGTCTTGATTTTTATGACAATGGTTAAGTATCATCCCATTGTTTTGATCCTTGCATCACTCATCTACAGTTGTTTAACAGGAGCTGTAAAAGTAAAAAAAGCACTTCCTCTTTTGGTTGTAATTCCAGTAATGCTGTTTTATTTGAGTTATGCAATAATCTTTGCGTCTCGCGGGGATATGGCACGAACTGGATATCTGGAGCGTCATCTAGTTAATTATCTGTCTAGTGGAGTGCTATACAGTTCTCTTGTTACAAATATTTCGTTTGGTCAGTGCTTATCCCCCTTTTACCTGTTATTGTCCCAATTCATGCCGATTCCTAATATGGTTTCAAGAGCTTTTACGGGTGCTAACTTTTTTGAGATGCCTATCATGCCATTTGTCTCCTTGGGTACCAACGGTGAGCGAGGGAATGTTTGCAACCTAGTCTCGATGTTCTTCTTGAATAAGGAATGGGTTGCTGGGTTTGTTGCGCTATTGATTCTGGGAATGATCTTCACCTTTCTAACCGTTAATCCGAAAAACTCTCTGTTGGCATGTTATGTGGGAGCATGTCTCATACTTTCTTTCTTTGGGGATTATTTTGCCTTATCACCAATATGGGAAACATTTATATATACATTAATCATACCCATATTAATAAAGTATATTGAGAAATGGATAAAAGCCGATGAGCACCCGTAA
- a CDS encoding type II toxin-antitoxin system RelB/DinJ family antitoxin — protein MATISARVPDEIKRQGVDVLRAKGATVSDLVNAAFNHLIQTGELPGEGASEAVAVLPRGPRGLDGVQMQELRRSLAATTFEGVHLEGLDVRRALAEGRRRDYEALS, from the coding sequence ATGGCGACTATCAGTGCGCGGGTCCCTGATGAGATAAAGCGGCAAGGAGTGGATGTGCTGCGGGCCAAAGGGGCCACGGTAAGCGATTTGGTCAATGCAGCCTTTAACCATCTGATTCAAACAGGGGAGCTCCCAGGGGAGGGGGCTTCTGAGGCGGTGGCGGTCTTGCCGCGAGGGCCTCGTGGGTTGGATGGGGTGCAGATGCAGGAGCTGCGCCGGTCTCTAGCGGCGACCACTTTTGAGGGAGTGCATCTGGAAGGGTTGGATGTTAGGCGCGCGCTGGCAGAGGGGAGGCGCCGTGACTACGAGGCTCTTTCTTGA
- a CDS encoding nucleotide sugar dehydrogenase, whose protein sequence is MSVFQDLIEKKTKLSLVGLGYVGMPIAVEFAKHVNVVGFDINESKIERYKRGEDPTCEVGNEAIAATTMEFTHDPVDLEDARFHIVAVPTPINLDKTPDLSPVISASEILGKHLMPGSIVVYESTVYPGVTEDVCVPILERESGLVCGRDFTVGYSPERINPGDKVHTLVNIKKIVSGQNEETLQEISNVYNTVIKAGTYPVSSIKTAEAVKVVENSQRDVNIAFVNEIAMALDRMGIDTAEVIDGMNTKWNALGFRPGLVGGHCIGVDPYYFTYEAELLGYHSQIISAARRINDGMGEYVANATIKEMVKAGLAPASAKVGILGITFKENCPDVRNSKVMDIILCLHQYGISPLITDPVADPIEVKAVCGVELVDFDCLKDLDCVILAVSHDAFKELGAEGIKGLLKKTSCSRTVVIDVKSVLNKNDFSSQRYWSL, encoded by the coding sequence ATGAGCGTGTTTCAAGACCTTATAGAAAAAAAGACAAAACTTTCTCTCGTTGGACTTGGATATGTGGGGATGCCAATTGCAGTAGAGTTTGCTAAGCATGTTAATGTAGTTGGTTTTGATATTAATGAATCGAAAATAGAGAGATACAAGCGAGGAGAAGATCCTACCTGTGAGGTGGGAAACGAAGCCATCGCTGCCACGACTATGGAGTTCACACATGATCCTGTGGATCTAGAGGATGCGCGGTTCCACATTGTTGCAGTGCCCACTCCAATCAATCTTGATAAAACACCTGATTTGTCTCCGGTCATAAGTGCATCTGAGATATTGGGAAAACATTTAATGCCAGGATCAATAGTTGTCTATGAGTCTACCGTATACCCTGGTGTTACGGAGGATGTATGTGTGCCTATTCTTGAAAGAGAGAGCGGGCTAGTATGCGGTCGTGATTTTACGGTGGGGTATAGTCCGGAACGCATTAATCCCGGTGATAAAGTACACACACTTGTAAACATAAAAAAAATAGTGTCTGGCCAGAATGAGGAAACACTTCAAGAAATTTCTAATGTTTATAATACCGTGATTAAGGCAGGCACTTATCCGGTATCTTCAATCAAAACGGCAGAGGCCGTCAAAGTGGTTGAAAATAGCCAGCGTGATGTAAATATTGCATTCGTCAATGAGATTGCAATGGCGCTTGATCGTATGGGAATCGATACTGCTGAAGTTATTGATGGGATGAACACTAAATGGAACGCGCTGGGATTTCGTCCTGGACTTGTCGGTGGTCATTGTATCGGCGTTGATCCATATTACTTTACTTATGAAGCAGAGCTGCTGGGATATCATAGCCAAATTATTTCTGCTGCGCGTCGCATTAATGATGGAATGGGAGAATATGTTGCAAATGCAACTATCAAAGAAATGGTAAAGGCAGGGTTGGCTCCCGCTAGTGCAAAGGTAGGAATACTCGGTATTACCTTTAAGGAGAACTGTCCGGATGTTCGTAACTCAAAAGTGATGGATATAATCTTATGTCTTCACCAATATGGTATATCTCCGCTAATTACTGACCCTGTTGCTGACCCTATTGAGGTAAAAGCAGTTTGTGGAGTAGAACTTGTAGACTTTGACTGTCTGAAAGATTTGGATTGTGTCATTTTGGCCGTGAGCCATGATGCTTTCAAAGAGCTTGGAGCAGAGGGGATAAAAGGGCTGCTAAAAAAGACGTCGTGCAGTAGAACGGTTGTTATTGATGTAAAAAGTGTCTTGAATAAAAATGATTTTTCTAGTCAACGCTATTGGAGCCTATAA
- a CDS encoding glycosyltransferase family 2 protein, with product MSINDPRVSVIIPCFNSQQFIEETINSVICQTYENIEIVVVDDCSSDSSVEVIEELVSKDPRISLFVQSHNGGVAKARNRGLEHARGRYITYLDADDLWERDKLAKQLEFMKNNKIGACFTSYKTITEDGRFINVVHVPKSVDYRQFLKNTITCSHTVMFDTQIVNKELLVMPDLKRGQDLATWLTVARSGHVFYGLDLVLAKYRKSTGSLSSNKIKAIKRTWNVYRNVEHLSIPYAAWCQLWQMVHAIGKRMRKGQKKS from the coding sequence ATGAGCATAAATGATCCAAGGGTATCAGTCATAATACCTTGCTTTAATTCTCAGCAATTCATAGAAGAAACTATCAATAGTGTAATATGTCAAACATATGAAAATATAGAGATAGTTGTTGTCGACGATTGCTCTAGTGATTCGAGTGTTGAGGTTATTGAAGAGCTGGTGTCAAAAGACCCCCGAATATCTCTGTTCGTTCAGTCTCACAATGGAGGAGTGGCAAAAGCCAGAAATAGGGGTCTTGAACATGCTCGAGGCCGATATATCACCTATTTGGATGCAGATGATTTGTGGGAACGGGACAAGCTGGCAAAACAGTTGGAGTTTATGAAGAACAATAAAATCGGTGCATGCTTCACTTCGTATAAGACAATTACCGAAGATGGACGATTCATAAACGTGGTTCATGTTCCGAAAAGCGTGGACTATAGGCAATTTTTAAAAAACACAATTACATGTAGTCATACAGTAATGTTTGACACACAGATTGTGAATAAGGAGTTACTAGTCATGCCTGATCTCAAGCGAGGTCAGGATTTGGCCACCTGGCTGACTGTGGCCCGGTCAGGCCATGTTTTTTACGGTTTAGATTTAGTGCTCGCTAAATATCGCAAGAGTACGGGGTCTTTGTCTAGTAATAAAATCAAAGCAATTAAAAGAACTTGGAATGTGTACAGAAACGTAGAGCATCTGAGTATTCCTTATGCAGCATGGTGTCAATTGTGGCAAATGGTTCATGCAATAGGAAAGCGAATGAGGAAAGGACAAAAGAAATCATGA
- a CDS encoding DUF4012 domain-containing protein, which produces MSAKHMASGPSRPSYRPKGNSSYRASHSRSAGTAGNASQGASPYTQPYQPTASRYSGDAVSYVKSRKGAGAPGKPVRRGPHWWQILLIVLAVLVVVGGACGFFMYEDLKAIKSEAQNAKQELAVYKDALMNGKSDELSSSAASLAQSTQTMADRLSSPLWTAAEIVPVYGQDVRQGRELVSVANDFMHNGLLPFSNDLNGVSIKSLVKDGGQVDIPILQKVVNAVLAIKVPLTDTIHKIQSLETFHIQRINDVLEGAQSTLSQASDLLDEADDVLPQLPVMLGADGQTKTYLVVALNNVETRSSGGFPGAWGTMTVTDGTITLNGDFASLQGERQESGTGFTPTDEESAAFDMGSAAFNPGSSMMTPQFPRAAEAAAQSWLAFKNQAVNGVVAVDPVFLQSLLAVTGQSVDVNGIHVDGSNAATVLMHDTYWNIPVDAQDAFFSGVAGASFQAIFAGLGHADSGDLAKTILDGALARNFQVWMADPDQEVAIDALGFSGKLEADPAKPVLGTYTNDYTWSKMDWYLNMNTQVGEGVKNADGSTSYPVTTTVTNAMTPEEAAAAPYYVYGGNPDKRSQGDMLTHLYLLAPAGGYISDIQGQGGVFSVAQHSVYGYDEWTCSLQENPQETTTITYTVTTSPEATQPLTVSRTPAARSFS; this is translated from the coding sequence TTGTCTGCCAAGCATATGGCCTCTGGCCCTTCTCGTCCCAGCTATCGCCCCAAGGGGAATTCTTCCTATCGCGCATCTCATAGCCGCTCCGCGGGAACAGCAGGCAATGCTTCGCAAGGGGCGTCGCCCTATACGCAACCTTATCAGCCTACGGCTTCTCGGTACTCTGGCGACGCAGTCTCCTATGTGAAGTCGCGCAAGGGCGCTGGGGCGCCCGGCAAGCCTGTTCGCAGGGGACCTCACTGGTGGCAGATCCTGCTCATTGTGCTGGCGGTACTGGTAGTTGTGGGAGGTGCCTGCGGCTTCTTTATGTACGAGGATTTGAAGGCTATCAAGTCTGAAGCGCAGAATGCCAAGCAGGAGCTTGCTGTGTATAAAGATGCGTTGATGAATGGTAAGTCGGATGAGCTTTCTAGCTCGGCAGCTTCGCTGGCTCAAAGCACTCAGACCATGGCAGATCGTCTGTCGAGCCCGCTTTGGACCGCGGCTGAGATCGTGCCGGTTTATGGTCAGGACGTGCGACAAGGGCGCGAGCTGGTAAGCGTTGCCAATGACTTTATGCACAACGGTTTGCTGCCGTTTTCTAACGACTTGAATGGCGTGTCCATCAAGTCGCTGGTGAAAGATGGCGGTCAGGTGGATATCCCTATCTTGCAAAAGGTCGTCAATGCAGTACTTGCGATCAAGGTTCCTCTCACAGATACCATCCATAAGATCCAGTCGCTGGAGACATTCCATATCCAGAGGATCAATGACGTGCTTGAGGGCGCTCAGTCTACTTTGTCCCAGGCGAGTGACTTGTTGGATGAGGCGGACGACGTGTTGCCCCAGCTGCCGGTGATGCTGGGCGCCGATGGCCAAACTAAGACCTACTTGGTAGTGGCTCTTAACAACGTGGAGACCCGTTCTTCTGGCGGCTTCCCTGGAGCCTGGGGCACCATGACGGTGACGGATGGCACAATCACGCTCAATGGCGACTTTGCCTCGCTGCAGGGGGAGCGTCAGGAGAGTGGCACTGGGTTTACTCCCACAGACGAGGAGTCTGCCGCCTTTGATATGGGCAGTGCGGCATTTAACCCTGGTTCATCCATGATGACACCGCAGTTCCCGCGTGCGGCAGAGGCTGCCGCTCAAAGCTGGCTGGCGTTTAAGAATCAGGCGGTCAATGGCGTGGTGGCTGTTGACCCCGTGTTTTTGCAGTCGCTGTTAGCGGTCACGGGACAATCGGTGGATGTGAATGGCATCCATGTGGATGGTTCTAATGCGGCTACCGTGCTTATGCACGACACCTACTGGAACATCCCAGTGGATGCTCAGGATGCGTTCTTCTCGGGCGTCGCTGGAGCGTCGTTCCAGGCTATCTTTGCAGGCCTTGGACACGCAGACAGCGGTGACTTGGCCAAGACTATCTTGGACGGCGCCCTGGCTCGTAACTTCCAGGTATGGATGGCTGATCCTGATCAAGAGGTGGCCATTGACGCTCTGGGCTTCTCGGGCAAATTGGAAGCCGATCCTGCAAAACCTGTGCTAGGCACCTATACCAACGACTACACCTGGTCCAAGATGGACTGGTATCTGAACATGAACACCCAGGTGGGCGAGGGCGTGAAGAACGCTGACGGCTCGACGAGCTATCCGGTTACTACCACCGTTACCAACGCTATGACGCCTGAGGAGGCGGCGGCTGCCCCTTACTATGTCTATGGCGGCAATCCAGACAAGCGTAGTCAGGGTGACATGCTTACGCATCTGTACCTGCTGGCACCGGCGGGGGGCTATATCTCAGATATCCAAGGTCAGGGAGGGGTCTTCTCGGTAGCGCAGCACTCGGTGTACGGATACGACGAGTGGACCTGCTCGCTGCAGGAGAATCCCCAGGAGACCACTACCATCACCTACACGGTAACCACGTCTCCAGAGGCTACGCAGCCTCTCACGGTGAGCCGCACTCCGGCTGCCAGGAGCTTCTCTTAG
- a CDS encoding glycosyltransferase family 4 protein, producing MQKIALVGRVANDQDYFDGQTIKTRNMERLLSEIYGDGSVQVVDTVDWKNRAPFIMAALLRAARQCDAIVLMVSGNGRRALYPIMSLITKTFNIPVFQNLIGGSLANEVKKHPKWVQYLTSFAINWVESEQLVEELRELSINNAELLPNFKYFVNRLAVQKTIVASGWNFCTFSRVRKDKGINVAIEAIEELNKSAGQGEGPYNLDIYGQVDDDYKDEFQFHLDKSAHVKYLGVVDPEKSVNVIASYDALLFPTSCPWEGMPGTIIDALAAGTPVLAARWQFYDEMLEDGVTGYSYPFSKDESLVELIREYTSKSDSERFSLRENCIEQWKKYDPKKIAQMVYGRMREFV from the coding sequence ATGCAAAAAATTGCGCTTGTAGGAAGAGTGGCGAATGACCAGGATTACTTTGATGGTCAGACGATTAAAACTCGGAATATGGAAAGGCTGCTGTCTGAGATCTACGGAGACGGTTCCGTCCAAGTTGTAGATACAGTTGACTGGAAAAATAGAGCTCCATTTATTATGGCCGCATTGCTAAGAGCTGCTAGGCAATGTGATGCCATAGTACTTATGGTCTCTGGAAATGGTCGTCGCGCTCTGTATCCAATTATGAGCTTAATTACTAAAACGTTCAATATTCCGGTGTTCCAGAACTTAATTGGTGGCTCTTTGGCAAATGAAGTGAAAAAACACCCGAAATGGGTTCAGTATTTAACTAGTTTTGCGATTAACTGGGTGGAATCAGAACAACTAGTGGAAGAATTGAGAGAGCTTAGTATTAATAACGCGGAACTTTTGCCTAACTTCAAGTACTTTGTTAATCGACTCGCAGTACAGAAGACAATAGTAGCCAGTGGTTGGAACTTTTGTACCTTTAGTCGCGTGAGAAAGGACAAGGGTATTAATGTGGCAATCGAGGCAATTGAGGAGCTGAATAAATCTGCTGGTCAGGGAGAGGGCCCTTATAATCTTGATATTTATGGTCAGGTTGATGATGACTACAAAGATGAGTTTCAATTCCATTTAGATAAGTCCGCGCATGTTAAATACTTAGGAGTGGTTGATCCTGAAAAAAGTGTAAATGTAATTGCATCATATGATGCCCTGCTCTTTCCAACATCTTGCCCTTGGGAAGGAATGCCTGGAACTATTATTGATGCACTCGCAGCAGGGACTCCAGTACTTGCTGCAAGATGGCAGTTCTATGATGAGATGCTGGAAGATGGAGTGACAGGATACAGTTATCCATTCAGTAAAGATGAGTCCTTGGTGGAATTAATAAGAGAATATACGTCAAAAAGTGATTCAGAGCGTTTTAGCCTACGAGAAAACTGTATCGAGCAGTGGAAAAAGTATGATCCAAAGAAGATTGCGCAAATGGTTTATGGAAGGATGAGGGAATTTGTGTGA
- the rfbA gene encoding glucose-1-phosphate thymidylyltransferase RfbA → MKGIILAGGSGTRLYPLTEVTSKQLLPVYDKPMIYYPLSVLMLAGIRDILIISTPADLPNFQRLLGDGSRFGVHFSYAEQPKPNGLAQAFVIGADFAAGESCALILGDNIFYGEGLRKLLRQTVERTNAQGGATVFGYHVEDPERFGVVEFDEDYNAVSIEEKPDNPKSNYAVTGLYFYDGRVADLAAQVEPSARGEYEITDLNRMYLEDNALNVATLGRGFAWLDTGTMESLFDATDFVRAVERSQGLPVCVPEEVAFENGWIDAGQLIEAAERYGKSEYGYHLRDVAEGRLVPHHYTV, encoded by the coding sequence ATGAAAGGCATCATCCTGGCTGGAGGCTCTGGCACCCGCCTTTATCCCCTCACCGAGGTTACTTCCAAGCAGCTGCTCCCGGTGTACGACAAGCCCATGATCTACTATCCGCTCTCGGTGCTCATGCTGGCTGGAATCCGTGACATCTTGATCATTTCCACTCCCGCCGATCTTCCCAATTTCCAGCGTCTGCTCGGCGATGGCAGCCGTTTTGGGGTGCACTTTTCTTATGCCGAGCAACCCAAGCCCAACGGTCTCGCCCAGGCATTTGTTATCGGAGCCGACTTTGCAGCCGGTGAGTCCTGTGCGCTGATCTTAGGTGACAATATTTTCTATGGTGAAGGTCTACGTAAGCTGCTGCGTCAAACTGTCGAGCGCACCAATGCTCAGGGTGGTGCCACTGTATTCGGATACCACGTTGAGGATCCAGAGCGGTTCGGCGTCGTGGAGTTCGACGAGGACTATAATGCGGTCTCTATCGAGGAGAAGCCTGATAATCCAAAAAGCAACTATGCAGTGACGGGCCTCTATTTCTACGATGGCCGCGTGGCAGACCTGGCTGCTCAAGTCGAGCCCAGCGCTCGTGGCGAATACGAAATTACCGATCTCAATCGCATGTATCTTGAAGACAATGCACTTAATGTGGCGACCCTTGGCCGCGGTTTTGCATGGCTAGATACAGGCACTATGGAAAGCCTTTTTGACGCTACGGACTTCGTACGCGCTGTAGAACGCAGCCAGGGGCTTCCTGTATGTGTTCCAGAAGAAGTTGCCTTCGAGAATGGTTGGATCGATGCAGGCCAGCTCATTGAAGCAGCAGAACGCTATGGCAAAAGTGAGTATGGCTATCATCTGCGCGACGTGGCTGAAGGGCGATTAGTGCCACATCATTACACAGTTTAA
- a CDS encoding glycosyltransferase: protein MSTRKMDICILNYNGSNDTLKCLESIFLYEQNLDYRILIYDNNSREDQKQILLNGLEKGPFNYRAIYVGDQKPYEVDHSLSAEVTVFFGDTNLGFARGNNWLLEYGLRGNVDYFILLNNDTELIEQSITKLLNAVETCKSQCDYASTDIHYYAEPSRSWNAGGSIFFGTRHYYVNRDVELFLARKDTFPKVDYITGCFLLLPRETILKMGLLSETFFFGEEDYEFALRAKSKGMTGRVLMNTHILHKVGASVGRGNKEADLSRSFLHRLNRFVDMKHYYSKTRWHFWRYASCIYFSRELFRVYGLSFAEVRAYLQNLMLASNILEGVGKGIFILLSGKPKEIYITPFSADFIWQLQQSDEAQ from the coding sequence ATGAGCACCCGTAAGATGGATATATGCATATTAAACTATAATGGTTCAAATGATACATTAAAATGTCTAGAATCTATCTTTTTATATGAGCAGAATCTCGATTATCGAATTCTGATTTACGATAATAATTCTCGTGAGGATCAGAAGCAGATATTACTGAATGGATTGGAAAAAGGCCCTTTTAACTACAGAGCTATATATGTTGGAGATCAGAAGCCGTATGAGGTTGATCATTCACTGTCGGCAGAAGTGACAGTGTTTTTCGGTGATACTAATTTGGGTTTTGCAAGGGGCAACAACTGGCTTTTGGAATATGGCCTTCGTGGAAATGTAGACTATTTTATACTTTTAAATAATGACACTGAACTAATTGAACAAAGTATAACAAAATTACTCAATGCGGTTGAAACTTGCAAAAGTCAATGTGATTATGCATCAACGGACATTCATTACTATGCTGAGCCGAGTAGATCTTGGAATGCAGGAGGATCAATATTTTTTGGTACAAGACACTATTACGTCAACCGTGATGTTGAACTATTTTTAGCCCGGAAAGATACTTTCCCGAAAGTGGACTATATAACTGGTTGTTTCTTACTACTTCCTCGAGAAACCATATTAAAGATGGGGCTTCTGTCAGAAACCTTTTTCTTTGGTGAGGAGGATTATGAATTTGCTCTCCGTGCAAAGAGTAAAGGGATGACTGGAAGGGTCCTTATGAACACTCACATTTTGCATAAAGTGGGAGCAAGTGTAGGTCGGGGAAATAAAGAGGCCGATTTGTCGAGAAGCTTCCTTCACCGATTAAATCGATTTGTTGACATGAAACATTATTATTCGAAAACGCGTTGGCACTTTTGGAGATACGCGTCTTGTATATACTTTTCGCGAGAGTTATTTAGGGTTTATGGGTTGAGCTTTGCTGAAGTAAGAGCTTATCTTCAGAATCTAATGCTTGCTTCTAATATTCTCGAAGGCGTCGGAAAAGGCATTTTTATTTTACTTTCCGGAAAACCAAAAGAGATCTATATAACACCATTCTCTGCAGATTTTATTTGGCAATTGCAGCAGTCCGACGAAGCACAGTAG